From a region of the Desulfatiglans sp. genome:
- a CDS encoding class I SAM-dependent methyltransferase, with translation MNPTNIVRKVFPTARRLLVERSIKSLSIPKYDNVLIAGAGHDPYAVLFSNAKKYIRLDITPIKGKTDIIADAMALPFKDASLDCVLASELIEHLKYPFLFVDEVERVLKLGGCVIITIPFMFQQHADPFDYYRFTPEALKVVFQRFNHVEIMVQGNRSHVISDLLTTAFRPYPILFPLRIFNHLLVWVWSVFPKRVSTAPSGFILIGRK, from the coding sequence ATGAATCCAACTAATATTGTTAGAAAAGTTTTTCCAACTGCAAGGCGTCTCCTTGTTGAGAGATCGATTAAGTCACTATCTATTCCAAAATATGATAATGTTCTTATTGCTGGCGCTGGACATGATCCCTATGCTGTTTTGTTTTCTAATGCAAAAAAATATATAAGGTTAGACATAACACCTATAAAAGGTAAGACCGATATCATAGCTGACGCTATGGCTCTTCCTTTTAAGGACGCATCTCTCGATTGTGTATTAGCTTCGGAACTAATAGAACATCTTAAATATCCATTCTTATTTGTCGATGAGGTAGAACGTGTTTTAAAGTTAGGAGGATGTGTAATCATTACCATACCATTTATGTTCCAGCAACATGCCGATCCGTTCGATTATTATCGTTTTACACCTGAGGCACTTAAAGTAGTTTTTCAACGCTTTAATCATGTTGAGATAATGGTGCAGGGTAACCGCTCTCATGTGATATCGGACCTTCTAACAACAGCATTCAGGCCTTATCCTATTCTATTTCCCTTAAGAATATTTAACCATCTGCTTGTATGGGTATGGAGTGTATTTCCTAAAAGAGTATCGAC